In Waddliaceae bacterium, the following are encoded in one genomic region:
- a CDS encoding proline--tRNA ligase, whose protein sequence is MKTAITPTRQEDYPEWYQQVIKAADLAENSPVRGCMVIKPWGYGIWEKIQQELDRRIKATGHENVYFPLFIPLSFLEKEASHVEGFAKECAIVTHHRLEGKDGKLIPAGELEEPLVVRPTSETIIGHSFSKWIRSHRDLPMLINQWANVVRWEMRTRMFLRTMEFLWQEGHTAHATEEEAVEEAEKMLEEYRTFCKDFLAMPVICGEKTPQERFPGAVTTYAMEAMMQDRKALQAGTSHYLGQNFAKAFDITFSDTEGALKHVYMTSWGVATRLIGGVIMTHSDDDGLRLPPRIAPKQVVIIPFLTKEEHNESVMKYANDLADDIRAQNFHGHDVTVVVDDRDMRGGEKNWHWIKKGMPIRIEVGPRDIENNNVCMARRDKGHKDKEIIARNDIVAAIVPTLDDIQNTYLEQALKMQKENSRSDIADFEEFKAFFTPKNANKPEPHGGFVYAKWCGEDSCENRLSDLKVSIRCLPTEQSGSEGTCVVCGKKATIDALYAKSY, encoded by the coding sequence ATGAAGACAGCAATAACGCCGACGCGCCAAGAAGATTATCCCGAGTGGTACCAGCAGGTTATCAAGGCCGCTGACCTCGCAGAGAACTCTCCCGTAAGAGGATGTATGGTGATAAAACCATGGGGATATGGAATATGGGAGAAGATACAGCAAGAACTTGATAGGCGTATCAAAGCCACCGGACACGAAAATGTGTACTTCCCGCTATTCATACCGCTAAGCTTCCTAGAAAAAGAAGCATCACACGTCGAAGGCTTCGCAAAAGAATGCGCCATAGTAACACACCATCGCCTCGAAGGTAAAGACGGCAAACTCATTCCCGCAGGAGAGCTCGAAGAGCCCCTCGTCGTACGCCCAACATCAGAGACGATAATAGGACACTCCTTCTCGAAATGGATACGCTCACACCGCGACCTGCCAATGCTGATAAATCAATGGGCAAACGTCGTAAGATGGGAGATGCGTACTAGAATGTTCCTAAGAACGATGGAATTCCTATGGCAAGAAGGTCATACCGCACACGCCACAGAAGAAGAAGCCGTCGAAGAGGCAGAGAAAATGCTCGAAGAGTATAGAACCTTCTGCAAAGACTTCCTCGCTATGCCGGTGATATGCGGCGAAAAGACTCCACAAGAGAGGTTCCCCGGTGCCGTGACAACATACGCCATGGAAGCTATGATGCAAGACCGTAAAGCTCTACAAGCTGGCACATCGCATTACCTAGGACAAAACTTCGCTAAAGCCTTCGATATAACATTCTCCGACACCGAAGGCGCACTGAAACACGTATATATGACGTCTTGGGGAGTTGCTACACGTCTCATCGGCGGCGTAATAATGACACATAGCGACGACGACGGACTTCGCCTGCCACCACGCATCGCCCCAAAACAGGTCGTGATAATACCGTTCCTCACAAAAGAAGAGCATAACGAATCGGTAATGAAATATGCTAACGACCTCGCCGATGATATCCGTGCACAAAACTTCCACGGACACGATGTCACCGTCGTCGTCGATGACAGAGATATGCGCGGAGGAGAGAAAAATTGGCACTGGATAAAGAAGGGGATGCCAATACGTATAGAAGTAGGACCTCGTGATATAGAAAATAATAACGTATGTATGGCACGACGCGATAAAGGACATAAAGATAAAGAAATAATAGCTCGCAACGATATCGTCGCTGCTATAGTGCCTACGCTCGACGATATACAGAATACATACCTAGAACAAGCGCTGAAAATGCAAAAAGAGAATTCACGTTCCGATATAGCAGACTTCGAAGAGTTCAAAGCTTTCTTCACACCGAAAAATGCCAATAAACCTGAGCCCCATGGCGGCTTCGTTTATGCAAAATGGTGCGGCGAAGACTCCTGCGAAAATAGATTATCAGACCTTAAGGTGTCGATACGGTGCTTGCCAACAGAACAGTCCGGCAGCGAAGGCACCTGCGTCGTCTGCGGCAAAAAAGCCACCATCGACGCCCTTTACGCAAAATCTTATTAA
- the surE gene encoding 5'/3'-nucleotidase SurE: MPKILLVNDDGIDAPGLKHLWNGLKDFGDVVIVAPKVEQSGAGMGISIRKPVTLERVEWPNDVEAWRVGGTPADCVKLALSEVLDSPPDIIVSGINSGPNSGRNCLYSGTIGGVIEGIFRGIPGVAFSCADIHNPNYAIAEPHITPIVQHVLDHPLPKGTLLNITIPSTPARGYKLARQGSGYWIEVVEKDKRPESDIYYMNGKNFEVEEHPDSDIAFINEGFLTGVPLHVNELTDHAHRKERQESFEGLFG, encoded by the coding sequence ATGCCTAAGATTCTTCTTGTTAACGACGATGGTATCGACGCCCCAGGGCTGAAGCATCTGTGGAACGGACTAAAAGACTTTGGCGATGTCGTCATCGTAGCGCCTAAAGTCGAGCAGTCTGGTGCAGGCATGGGGATCTCTATCCGCAAGCCCGTAACGTTAGAACGTGTAGAGTGGCCCAACGATGTAGAGGCATGGCGTGTTGGTGGCACTCCTGCCGACTGTGTAAAGCTTGCCCTTTCTGAAGTTCTTGACTCCCCTCCTGACATCATAGTTTCCGGTATAAACAGTGGTCCAAACTCTGGAAGGAATTGTCTATACAGCGGAACTATTGGTGGCGTCATCGAAGGAATCTTCCGTGGCATCCCTGGTGTGGCGTTTTCGTGCGCTGATATACACAACCCGAACTATGCCATCGCCGAGCCTCATATCACCCCTATCGTCCAACATGTCCTCGACCATCCTCTTCCTAAAGGAACGCTTCTGAATATAACAATCCCCAGCACGCCTGCCCGTGGATATAAACTCGCCAGGCAAGGTTCAGGATATTGGATTGAGGTCGTCGAAAAAGACAAACGCCCCGAAAGTGACATATATTATATGAACGGCAAGAACTTCGAAGTAGAAGAGCACCCCGACAGCGATATAGCCTTCATTAACGAAGGATTCCTCACCGGCGTCCCTCTTCATGTCAATGAACTCACCGACCACGCCCACCGCAAAGAACGCCAAGAGTCCTTCGAAGGGTTGTTCGGGTAA
- a CDS encoding DUF2238 domain-containing protein, giving the protein MYKKENIFYFVWVAIFFIVLLWSSINPYDRLTWFLEAGPAMAGFFAIAITFPYFKLTKLSYILILLHCIVLMVGSHYTYAEVPLFNWIQEVFNSTRNDYDKFGHLFQGFAPAIIARELLIRTSPLKQSKWLSFIVVCICLAISAFYELAEWVFALMLGESAEYFLSMQGYIWDTQADMAYALLGAVLALVLLSRYHNKLLSKINR; this is encoded by the coding sequence ATGTATAAAAAAGAAAATATATTTTATTTCGTATGGGTTGCCATATTTTTTATCGTACTTTTATGGTCTTCGATAAATCCATACGATAGGCTTACCTGGTTTTTAGAGGCTGGTCCTGCTATGGCAGGATTTTTTGCCATTGCCATCACTTTTCCATATTTCAAGCTCACAAAGCTGTCATATATCTTAATCTTGTTGCATTGCATCGTTTTAATGGTTGGATCGCATTATACCTATGCAGAGGTTCCGTTATTTAACTGGATACAAGAGGTTTTTAACTCTACTAGAAATGACTACGATAAGTTCGGGCATCTATTTCAAGGTTTTGCCCCTGCGATAATCGCAAGGGAATTGCTGATAAGAACCTCCCCTCTTAAACAGAGCAAGTGGTTAAGTTTTATTGTGGTCTGTATATGCTTAGCGATAAGTGCATTTTATGAGCTTGCAGAGTGGGTTTTCGCTTTGATGTTAGGAGAGTCTGCTGAGTATTTTTTGAGTATGCAAGGATATATTTGGGACACTCAGGCCGATATGGCATATGCTTTGTTAGGCGCTGTCCTTGCCTTGGTGTTATTGAGCAGATACCATAACAAATTATTGAGCAAGATCAACAGATAG